Sequence from the Amphiprion ocellaris isolate individual 3 ecotype Okinawa chromosome 1, ASM2253959v1, whole genome shotgun sequence genome:
AGCGGtaacatgttattttatttctgttgctaGAGAAACTTCATGTGTTGAGTAACCCTGAGAGTAAGACCAGGAGGGAAGGAAAAAGTGCTGCCTTCTGCTGTAAAGTGGCAGGAACACCACAGCCAGACAAGTATCAATGGTAAGACTTGTTGTATTGAAATTTTAGCTCACAGACAATACGATTTTAAAATCCCATCGAGTCATTTCATGTCTACtttcaaaaatacagcattCTTCATGCCTTTGAATCTGCTatttgtgtgttcttgtgtgGAAACTGACAGGTTTCACAACAACAGTCTCATGGAGAAACAGTCTGAGAGCACATTGGTCCTAAAAGATCTTCGTTCTGAGCAGGCCGGAGAGTACTACTGCAGAGCAAGTGGTCCATCTGGAGCTATTAAGACCAAACCAGCTACCCTCAAAATCTTAGGTGTGAACACATGCTGACACTGAGTGTTATGAGTGTGGTACATGGTATATTtaactttgaaaaatgtcaaaaaaaactttaatttttcatttcaacCACAGGTAGAGATGAGCCTTCTTGCAACCTGAAGCCTGAATCCCATCTCACCCGTCTTCCACATGACTGCTaccaaaacagcacaaactcaTACTACTACGATGTAGGCAAATGCCCCTCAAGTACATGTGCAGGACAGCTGGACAGTGGTATCAGGTGCAAAGACAAAGTGGCTTACTGCTGTGGTGTGGCAAAGATGGAAGAGAGACAGCTAACATGCCAAGGGTACCAGCTGCCCACCATGGTGGTGACTGAATGTGGCTGCCAGAAATGCGTAGACACCAAGATCATAGTTCACGGCAGGGCCATTGCTGCAGACAATGGTGAACCAATGAGATTTGGCCATATCTTCATGAATGGAGTCAGAATCAGCCGCACAGGCTACAAAGGTACTTTTTCCATCCAAGTCCCTCCAGACACAGAGAGGCTTGTTCTAACTTTTGTGGACAACATGCAAAAGTTTGTCAACACCACAAAGGTTCTTCCGTTTAACACTAAAGGAGGAGCTGTTTACCATGAGATCAAACTTTTAAGAAAGAAAGCTCCTGTGACCATCAGCTCAACAGAGACCAACACTCTGGAGCTTGGTGAGGTAGAAGGTGAGGAGGCAATGGTTGAAATTGAGATTCCTCCCCATTCCTTCTACAAGGAGAATGGAGAAGTCTTCACAGGTAAAGTTAATGCTAGTGTGACATTTCTTGACCCCAGAGACGTctccacagctgctgcagctcaaagTGATCTCAATTTTGTTGGAGATGAAGGTGATACCCTGCCACTGAGAACCTATGGCATGTtttcagttgacttcagaggagaggaaaacaaTGAGCCCCTGAATGCAGGTGAAGTTAAAGTGTTCCTGGATTCTGCTCAGGTGAGGATGTCTGAGCATCTCAACACCATGAAGCTTTGGTCACTGAATCCTGAAACTGGCCTGTGGGAAGAGGAGGGAAGTCTGCAggtggagaggaagaaaagaggcaAGAGGGAGGAGAGAACCTTTTTGATTGGTAACATGGAGATCAGAGAGAGACGTCTGTTTAACCTGGATGTCCCGGAGAACCGCAGGTGTTATGTGAAAGTGAGGGCCTTCCGCAGTGAACGCTTCATGCCCAGTGAGCAGGTGGAAGGAGTTGTGGTGAGTCTCATAAACATGGAGCCCACAGCTGGTTACTCCTCCAACCCACGTGCCTGGGGCCGATTTGATAGTGTCGTCACGGGCCCCAATGGAGCCTGTCTTCCTGCCTTCTGCGATGAACAAAAAGCTGATGCCTACTCTGCCTACGTCATGGCCAACCTCGGAGGTGAGGAACTGGAGGCTGTCCCTTCTGCTCCCAAACTCAATCCCAACCTCGTTGGAGTGCCTCAGCCTTATCTGGGTAAGCTGAACTACAGGAGGACTGACCATGAGGACCCCAGAGTGAAGAAGACAGCATTCAGTATCAATGTGGCAAAACCAAGTCCAAACGCAGCTGAGGAAAGCAACGGACCAGTGTACGCATTTGAGAACTTAAAAGAATGCGAGGAGGCCCCATTCAGTGCAGCACACTTCCGCTTCTCAAGAGTTGAAGGTGACCGCTACGATTACAACACAGTGCCATTCAATGAAGATGATCCAATGAGCTGGACAGAGGATTACCTGAGTTGGTGGCCCAAGCCTATGGAATACCGGGCATGCTACATCAAGATCAAAGTCAACAGCCCTCATGAGATCAATGTGCGCTCCCGCAACATGGGTGGCACCCATCCCAAGACAGTAGGCCAGCTGTACGGCCTCCGAGACACTCGCAGCATCCGTGACATGGACCAGGCAACTGTTTCAGCCGTGTGCCTGGAGTTCAAATGCAGTGGGATGTTGTATGATCAGGAACGTGTAGATCGCACCCTGGTGAAGGTGATCCCACAAGGAAGCTGTAAGAGAGATTTTGTCAACGCAATGCTCCAGGAGTATCTGGTCAACCACTTGCCTCTTGCTGTCAACAATGACACCAATGAGTTCACCATGCTGGCACCTCTTGACCCTCTGGGCCATAACTATGGAATTTATACGGTGACTGACCAGGATCCCCGCACAGCAAAAGAGATTGCACTTGGGCGCTGCTTTGATGGCACTTCTGATGGTACATCTAGGGTCATGAAGAGCAACGAGGGAATAGCGCTGACGTTCACTTGTGGAGACCGTGAGGTGACTCGCCAGAGTGTCTTCCAAGCCTTGCAAGGTTCTCAAGGTCAGACAGTGACAAGCGTGGTGAGAGGAGAAGGCAGGCAGAACAGACGCCGGCAGCGGGCCAACACACCCCGCAACAGTCGTAGACGCAGCACCAGAaatcctgcaggaagacgtGCAGAGGCTAGGAGCTAAACAAAATTGAAGATCAAGGCTCTATATGGAGACCAAATGAACACCTACAATTGAGAAGGGACTGCATGGTGTTAACCTAACGTCTTGGTTCAAACATTTTATATtgactttttttccttcaaattaagtgaatacataaaacaaaattagGCTTCTTGCATCTTGTTTCAAATGaatatttgcattgtttttctcctactttacattttcaaatttactgtGGTAAATATTTACTTGAAACTGTAAATAGAGTATTTATTACACAGGTCTTACAAATCTGAGCTCTTTTATTAGTCGCTGTAATCAATGCTGTAAACAAGAACAACAGCACAACTTGTCCTTTTGACCAGTGATTTATTAAATTAGATGCTTATAAAACACTGCAGATGCTGTATCTTCCACATTTTATGTATCCAATTGTCCATGTAACATTGAAACCGGTCAATTGctagagaagaaaaaggagaaatatGCCCCTTTCGACTAACTGTAGCCCATATGCAGACATGGTGGGGTGAAGCCCATAAGCCCCCGCTCCTCATCACACTTGATACAAGCCTGCAGAAGCAATGATTAGGAGACCAGTTGTAGCAAGTTATTTCACTTGCCTGATccatattttttctgcattagtAGAAATCAAATtagtaaattacatttttgtcatgcaCAAAAAATACCTATAAGCACTCTTTGCTCCGTATTTTCAAGGATATTCCAGAGATGTATCA
This genomic interval carries:
- the cilp gene encoding cartilage intermediate layer protein 1 encodes the protein MWRQSVRMSLRPHLLFLGITAVTVVTAQGSWRRDNKESSPAVYHSEDNYEWTTWFNVDHPGGRGDYEQLEAIRFYYRARVCETPRAIEARTTEWVPARETGETVHADPTVGFWCLNEEQSPGRNCSNYAVRFLCPKETSVNIQGAWGPWSDWSSCPAVCGQVGVQLRHRNCQSRSMPCSGPKVEGKACNGPECPKIDCSLHCVMGKVNADCDACMCEEHTLLGSVRSAGGLTAEGATILRSGKLLTLTDHNGHFRIPGICPDGNTTMTISLRGHTTLNVVVPSSTERTSVLSVQLKRTEKLHVLSNPESKTRREGKSAAFCCKVAGTPQPDKYQWFHNNSLMEKQSESTLVLKDLRSEQAGEYYCRASGPSGAIKTKPATLKILGRDEPSCNLKPESHLTRLPHDCYQNSTNSYYYDVGKCPSSTCAGQLDSGIRCKDKVAYCCGVAKMEERQLTCQGYQLPTMVVTECGCQKCVDTKIIVHGRAIAADNGEPMRFGHIFMNGVRISRTGYKGTFSIQVPPDTERLVLTFVDNMQKFVNTTKVLPFNTKGGAVYHEIKLLRKKAPVTISSTETNTLELGEVEGEEAMVEIEIPPHSFYKENGEVFTGKVNASVTFLDPRDVSTAAAAQSDLNFVGDEGDTLPLRTYGMFSVDFRGEENNEPLNAGEVKVFLDSAQVRMSEHLNTMKLWSLNPETGLWEEEGSLQVERKKRGKREERTFLIGNMEIRERRLFNLDVPENRRCYVKVRAFRSERFMPSEQVEGVVVSLINMEPTAGYSSNPRAWGRFDSVVTGPNGACLPAFCDEQKADAYSAYVMANLGGEELEAVPSAPKLNPNLVGVPQPYLGKLNYRRTDHEDPRVKKTAFSINVAKPSPNAAEESNGPVYAFENLKECEEAPFSAAHFRFSRVEGDRYDYNTVPFNEDDPMSWTEDYLSWWPKPMEYRACYIKIKVNSPHEINVRSRNMGGTHPKTVGQLYGLRDTRSIRDMDQATVSAVCLEFKCSGMLYDQERVDRTLVKVIPQGSCKRDFVNAMLQEYLVNHLPLAVNNDTNEFTMLAPLDPLGHNYGIYTVTDQDPRTAKEIALGRCFDGTSDGTSRVMKSNEGIALTFTCGDREVTRQSVFQALQGSQGQTVTSVVRGEGRQNRRRQRANTPRNSRRRSTRNPAGRRAEARS